ACCCGAGTTGCCTTAAAACTGACAAGACAACAGGTCTGGTTTAAATACTGGTCATGTGAACAGATCTGAAAAAAGGCCTCCTCACTGCCCTTCACAGCAGATCCAATCAAATCTTGCATCTGTGTTTAGGGAACTCTTTATGTATTGAAAGTTTTGATTGGTACTAAGCTTTCATTGATTTATCTGACTACCATTTAGCACCAATCTCAAAAATTTATCACCTATATGGTGACAGTTTTATGGAGAAggtgaagtaaaccaccaacctttggcaagaaacagaaaaactttccaaaatataacatattGATGTGCATGTCATACAGGTGAAAGACAAGCAGTCTTTCAAAAAACttttaactgttcatacaaATTCCCAGGAACCCAAGAtgggattgaatgaatgaaggaatgaatgaatgcttggggtttaacaaaaatttttcagtcatatgacgataaggagtgtgtacatatactgtgtcttcttgtggcagggcgagtccatgctgccactgaggtatcatgctgaagacaacagacatgacaccccacccagtcacattacactaacactgggccaacctgtcctgtttcctttctcaGGCCTCGGAGTGCAGAGCAGCTAGCAAGGCAGCAAGAATTACAatttctaaagtctttggtatgacctgatctGGGTTTGATCCAGGGTCTACAGACTTTTtggcggatgctctaaccactATGCCACCGAAGCAGCCAGTTGGGTTCGAACCCACATTTCTTGTGTCTaagtgattgaaaggcaagcacacTAAACCACAAAACCACGACTTGCACGACATTATCTCATTAACAACCGTAAGCATTTAACTGTAAGCAATACCTTTGACTAGCTACAGTAGTCTGATGTACAGATGACATGACAGATACTACAGTAGATGCTGGGAAACTGCTGGACACCTTCAGACCTAGCAAACTCTGACTTTCACCTCCTGTCAAGAAAAAATATGGACTAAGCTGGAACTCCAGTTTATgccaaataacaaatatcagttgttatacaatataatattaatGTCTGTAGTTTCCTTTATCTGTAGTTTTCCTTaccacaaaattttatttaaaatatccTTTACTGGTGCCAAAAACACACTATAGCACAGGCTTATTCATACACGTAACTACAAGTTAATCACATGTAATCTTAAATGTGCTTATTTgattatttcaatatttatttccttaactggtgttttataccacactaaagaatattcagttatacgactgtggccagcattatggtgggaagaaactgggcacagcccaagggaaagttacaaccatccgcagtttgctgacagaccttcccacatacttcCAGAGCACTCTTCAATAATGCTGATTGCAGTTGTACATTCATGATAATCTACGTAAGGATTTGTAGTTACTTGTTATAAAGCATGTTCAAATTAGTGCTGGCACTTGGAAGCAACATGCAAGTTTCACTACTAGGAATTATGTTAAATGCAGCATCTGATCCAAATGATGAAAGGACAATatcataatgaaaaaaattcatcattGTTAGAGTAAcagaaaatcttattaaaaATACAAGATGTGGATCCAACAAACTTTTTAAGCCCAGAAACAAGATATATTATTTCTATAAAATGTAGCAATTTACGATTATTGGCTGAGAGTACAGTTAACATCCATCACTATGCAGAGATTCATTAACTCCATGCTCAGAAGCCAGCATCAAACACAGTAGTAAACTCTATTATATCAGTGGAAATGAGACTAGAACTGATCTCAAACAGCAGCCAAGAAATGAAGGAGAAATGACAGATGCACTACCAGACAGTGCTGCAAAAACAACACTAAAAGTTAATGTGAGCTGTTTATTTTCAGGTTTAACTGACAGAAATAAAGCAGATAGCTCACACATATACTTATAGCTCATACATATACTTACCAAAAACTTCAGAAAGCTTagaaaaataagtaaagaaCCCATGTACACAACACTGGACAAAATGTCAATAAACATGCTGCACACAGCTAGTTCTCACTGAATGCCACATACCCCCACACAAACTTCAGAAGTACACTAAATAAAACACACCCATCTAGGAGCCAGTTCACAAAGCATGTGCCAACCATAGAAACGCACACAGCTACACAAATATTCTGGTATCAAGTTTTTCATGGTTTTTCATGGTTTAAACACTATCAGCACAAAAACACTGAAATTCTTATTTATATTAATCAGAACAGCAAATCAAGATAACcgattgttttttttggttaatGTTCCACAATTAAACTCACATTTTCATTGTTTGCCGAACAAATGAATTCCTTCACTAAATACACTTACCAAATGTAAGCAGGTTAAAGTGTGCATTCACCCGCTCTGTCTCCTCCACAAAAAGGGGTCTCAGTATCCTCCAGTAATGGTCAAAACTCTGCTGACCACTCCTGTGGTGTGTGAACGCATGACGGAATCGTCTAGCAGTCTACAGGAGAAAACACGCTTAATGCAAATAAGAGATCAGTTTAGCATCTGTAGGTCACTTGCCTGAGTTTGGTCTCTCCTGTTTGTCAAGCACCTGGCTTTGCATCTGGATACAGCAGGCCATGAAAATTGGATGGTTGACATAACTCAAAAATCAGTTACGGGTTTTAAGCCTTGAATAACCAATCATTCAGTTTCGCCATGACACGAAAACAAACCAATCGTTTGCGAATTGGTTATGTGAACATATGGCTAATAAAGTCATCAACAGTACGTCCTTgcaaatttttttccttttctttacaatAATTTTGGCAAAGCCTATTAATTTGCATATGAAGTAGGTTGTATTGCAGTACAGTCCGCCATCATAGATATCACAATGGCTACATCAGGGGCTACCGTATGAGGGGTGATCAGCATGGATCAGGGTGGATCAGGAAGCCACTATAAAGCATATTTGTCATACACTGAGCATTACATGGCTTTGGAGGCCAGACCAGCATGTGTTATATTCCTATCTTAATTTTCTTTCACAGGTAGCTACATGTTCTTGTAGTGTATGCAATATCCAACTGGCTTATGGAGCCCTCACCATCCCTGTCTGATAAAATGATTTCGTCCACCGGGTGAAATAATATACGAGGGACACGAGGGAAGGTTAATCATGACCAGTTCATGGAAAGTTGTTGACTAGTGAAAGTTCTGTTCAAATTGACTGTCACCTTGCTCACCAAGAGcccaatacatatacataatgcCGCCTGCACGTGTTGTGTACATAACAAAGGAGACATGTAGTGGACATGCTCATGGCGGGAAAATGTAACTGAAAGTCAAATAGTCATTTCTTAGCCAaaagttttcatattttgttttaacgCCGAAGCCTTCTCAGAAGTTACCTATGCGTCGTCATGAAGTTAATaggtggtttgtagactggacTTCACGCCACAAATGACAGGAGTCTGGCGCAAATGCACTGACCCAGAACGGAAAGCTGGTGACTGCATTTAATGCATAATGGCACGGATTTCAAGTTTAATAGAACACTTTGCAGCATTATGACACCAACAACAGCTTTCGTTCACAGTCGTATTAGCGCTTGTTTTTTGCCAATGGACAAGCATTAAAGCAACCTGGGAAAAGGTAGTTCTAACAAATGACATGACCTTTACTTTGTGGTAGCTCCTGCTGAGGATGACCAATGACCTTGTGTGGGTAACTCTAATACACCCGTTGAGCATTGCGCAGTTCAAGCGCTGTGTTTGTGGGGATGCTCCGGGGACATATCAGCACAACCAATTTATTGATCTGCACAATTACACTCCATGTAACCGACACGCGAACGAAACCATCGTTTGCATCAAATTTGGTAACCTGGATAACCAGCATTCTCTGTCCATGAGGACTGAATGCCATCACGTTACTGTGACACACACATTGTCTAGCACAGCAAAGAAccatgaaataaacaatacagaacACTTATGAAGTGAATTCTGAGGAAAGAACTGTACTTCGTTAAATATTTGACAAACATCCTAACGTAATACAAACAGCTTTCAGCTGAGAACTTGAACAAAGACTGTAAACTTTACTTGcttcattcacatttttaaatcaaaaataaCTGCGAGCTGTTATAAAGAATATGAATAAATCTGTTATTAGCAAAAAGTGGTTAATTGGCTCTTAAATAATGGCACCAGATCATGCCTGTTTACATCGAACAATATTCCAATATTCTACTATATGGGAAGGCCTCctagcaacctgctgatggttgtgggtttcccctgggctctacccagtATCCTCCCTTTGGCTGCCAtcgcataggtgaaatattcttgagtatggcataagatatcaatcaaataaataatttacttataGAGATATAACGGACAAAGAAATGTTGAGACCTATTTTCAAGTATTTTCACTCACACTAGTCCTGCCTTCTGAGTACTCAATGACTTTTTTCCACAGACCGGAGTAAGTGCCATTTCTGGAATCTTCAACTCTTATTTTCGACATCATTGTTTGTGTCAGCTCATTAGTGTCACTCTTACCAGCTGtggaaaagaacaaaaaaaaatgaaaatattgaagatccAGCATTTACTTCATTCACcttagatttattttctttacttgatctttttttttctcttttggtCTCAGCACATCTCAGTTACACGCCAGCTACGAGGTGTGCAAGGTTATGGGGTGGAGGACGGCTGGATTGCTCaaagtaaccaaaacctgaGTACCTAACAAGCCAGCTGCCAGGTGTGCAAGGTCGTGGGGTGGAGGACGGCTGGATTGCCCACAGTAACCAAAACCTGAGTACCTAACAAGCCAGCTGCCAGGTGTGCAAGGTTGTGGGGTGGAGGACGGCTGGATTGCCCACAGTAACCAAAACCTgagaacctgacaaacctgctggCTTTAATATAGGTGTTACTGAGCCAGCCAGAGTTGGTTTCATGTTCATCACCTCACTGGCTCTCTAAGCAGTGCTGGAACTTAACATATTCTCACTTACCCTGAGCAAGTGAAAACACAGGTGGGCTAGCAAAATGTCTCTGATGGTTGCCCTTACACACAAGCCATATTATAAAGAACTCACTGCAGAATCATTATTCTTCATTTCACTGTCCATTCATGTTCCAGGATTACTTGATTTTGTGGCAAGTCAATGTTTATGAGGGCCACCAGTTTTTGAAAATCACCTGACCTCAGAGCAACTATCTCAAAAGGTTAAGTTCCCACACTGTAATATCAACTGAACAGGTAATATGTGAAACTAAGCCATTGgggaaattttaggttatttaccgCAGCTAACAAATTGCATGTATACACGTACCAATGATcagtgaaattaaagaaattgataaaaatgcaaaaattctgCATGGACTCGGCTAGTTTTCATACTTGATGTCTACAAGCAATGAACTTGAACGCACAATTTTGACTCCCTTCTCATACTTGTTGTGTCTGAACTACCTAGTACATGTGGCTGTGTTTTTGGGTATTCCCCCTTCTCATACTTGTTGTGTCTGAACTACCTAGTACATGTGGCTGTGTTTCTGGATATTTCACCTTCTCAGACTTGTTGTGTCTGAACTACCCAGTATATGTGGGTACATTTCTGCGTATTCCCCCTTCTCATACTTGTGGGGTCTGAACTTCCCAGTATATGTGGGTACGTTTCTGGGTATTCCCCCTTCACATACTTGTAGGGTCTGAACTACCCAGTATATGTGGGTGTTTCTGGGTATTCCCCCTTCTCATACTTGTACGATCTGAACTACCCAATATATGTGGGGGTTTCTGGGTATTCCCCCTTCTCATACTTGTAAGGTCTGAGCCACCCAGTATATGTGGGTGTTTCTGAGTATTCCCCCTTCACATACTTGTAGGGTCTGAGCTTCCCAGTATATGTGGGTACGTTTCTGGGTATTCCCCCTTCTCATACTTGTAGGGTCTGAGCCACCTAGTATATGTGGGTGTTTCTGAGTATTCCCCCTTCACATACTTGTAGGGTCTGAACTTCCCGGTATATGTGGGTACGTTTCTGGGTATTCCCCCTTCTCATACTTGTAGGGTCTGAACTTCCCAGTATATGTGGGTACATTTCTTGGTATTCCCCCTTCTCATACTTGTAGGGTCTGAACTACCCAGTATATGGGGGTGTTTCTTGGTATTCCCCCTTCTTAAGATCACAAGCCACAGAAAAAGCTTTATACACCCTTCATCCTGAAGCAACACATAAATTTAGTCCAGTCGGGTTACCCTCAGTGGACATACTTGTAATCATGGCCTCACCTGGTCTGGCAGCAGAGCGTGATCTAAGCTGTGCAGCATGCTCCTCCAGGTTAGTCAAGTATTGTTTGTGTATAGATGAGTTCGCCATCAGTAACCTCCTCTGCGCACAACAAAGTCACCAAACATGATATATAAGGGAAACAAAAGTGCATGTTCGCCTGAAGCACTTAATTAAGTTCAATTCATTAAATAATATCATTTTGGGGGGGACATGAGGGGATACAAATTTAACTGAGAATAAAGTCACATTAGTTCTGAGAAGAGAAGACTCATAGAAATGACATTTACACTTGTataatttacacaaataaaatgtcacTCTTGCTGATGCTCTCAAaattccacaacaacgtttaaatatttctgtatcGTTGATGGTGCTTGTGGTTGTGGCATCAGTTGTGTCTATGCCAGCTGCTGTGCCTGACACGACAGCCCAAGTATCTATGAGAAACCTTTTATCCTTGAAAGTAACAGAACTGTATCCATTAGAGTAACTCTTTAAAGGATAGCCAATGTATCCGTGAGATCAACTGTGGCCGGATAGCAATGTCCAACGCACAACTGTATCAATGAGAGCAACTGTATCCAGAAAAGCAACAgacgtttggcaagttactgatgaacattACCAcctaatatataaatatgcacaccaacataaatgttttaatgaatgtTAGACTGCGCAATCCACTGCATGAGCATCAGGAAATGCCCACTACAATCTTGACTGCATAAGCAATGAGGTTgaagggaatctacaaattccctgtccagggCAGGGTTAGAATCTAGACCCCATGTTCCAGCCGGTTTCTCCAACTAAGTTTGGAGTCAGCAgcaggtggggtggggggggttgTGGGGGTCTAACATTTCTTACTGTCGTAATTCAGTCTACTGACATAGATGTAAAGAGGTTATCAATTCATAAACCATTATTCACTTACTTATCCTTTCTGATTTCTGTAACGGGTTGAGACAAACAGAAGGCCATAAGTTAACACTGTTTATATAGCATTAATATGGATATCTAAGGCCCTTCTATTGAACTTCCGGCAGATTACATATACCGATATGATGACATAAGAGCCATATTCTCACACTGATGGTTGACATGATGACTTAATAAtaatcacatatatatgtacattttgtcttTCTGACTTCTTTATTAACATGGATTCCTTGGCATTCTTGCATTATGCAAGGTCAAACAGGATTCGCCCAAAATCTTGCATTACTCAAGTCCAAATCAGATTACCTTGAATAATGCATCATGTAAggtcaagttacatgtacatgtagcctcgTACATACACAGTCCTAATGTACACTCACCTGGCCTGGCTTGTTCCCTTTAGCTCTCTCGGGCTGGTTgaactttttcttcattatccTGTGTTTCTTTGGCCTTGGATTATGGCTAGGCGTAGCAGTAACTGATGCTTTTCCAAGATTCAACATTTCCTCTTTGTGATTTATCTCTCTTCCCTCACCTCCTTTCATCTgtctagctacatgtaagttttgttCAGGGGGTTGTGCCAAATTTGGAGCAGGTTCATGCTGACTGATAACCTCTTGCGGTTCAGGACTCCTAGCTTCCTCTTGCTGTTCAAGACTCCTAGCTGCCACCTGTGGTTTGTGCGTCCTAGCTGCTTCCTGTCGATCATGTCTTATAACTGCCTCCTGGGAGTCATGCCACCTAGCTGGCTCTTGCGGCTCATGCCTTCTGGATTCCTTTAGAGGTTCATGATTTCTGGCTTCCTGTTGTGGTTCATGCCTCTTACCTACCTCTTGCGGTTCATGCCTCTTGAATGTTTCCTTTGAATAAGGCCTGCTGAACTGAAACACAAgcttttgattttttaatttgttgttcTCTTCATTCTCTTCATGCTCTTTGACAGGAAAACTGTCTACAGCTTTCAGgctttgaaatgaattttcagCTTTCATGAATACTGATGGAGTAGCAGTTCTGCTGACTGTCCTTCTCCCAGACTGAGCCTGGTTGGAATCACCATACAGAAACCCAATAGCCTGCTGTAATTCCTGCTCATCTCTGGTCAATCCAGGCTCCTCCTCTTCTTGTTGCAAATTTTGATAGACATGTGGCGCCTCTTTTAAGTCAGCCCCTTGTCCTTTCACAGCCACTTGAGCCCTCCCCTCTCGAGCCCACAAGCTGTCAATCCTGTCAGACCATGCCCTATCCTTGTCAAGCTCACTGTCAATGCGATTGTCATCCTCTCTTAGCCACTGGTCTTTGTCTTCACCTCCATCAAGACTCTCAACCGCATTTTTGACTGACAGATCTTCAATGTCCCCTTCAATGATCTTCTGTACACTGGTAGGTGATGTCTTGTTACTTGGCCCTGCCTCTTCTCTGGTGGAATGTGCTGTCTGGTATAAACATCCAAAAACACAATGTAAGTATCTTTGATGACAAATTTCTTGTGACCTTTAAGTGAGTCCATCACAGTAATGGTGAAATGGTCAAGCATAATTTATACCTTGTGTCACCAGAAGTAAACTACATGCATTTGGACAGTATATAATTTGTTCAAAATCTGTCCAAAAATGCCAAGAATAATCACAAGATGGCCTCAGAGGACACTACTCATGCAGTTATCTACCCTTGTTAATATGCAGTCACTTATATCAGGATATGAGTACTGAGCCCACTCTGGCTTGGAAATAACCAATCTGAATTGTGCTGGCAGACAATCGACATAACAAAAGGTCAAAAACAGGCCCAACATATTGCCGTGGAGACATCTTTGACaggtaatatttatattaaagtgCTAATGGTAAATGGTAAACCCCGTCAGGTTTCTAAATGGAGCGAACTCAGAAGTTGGTTTGGAATGCTCTATGGctgaaaaaatattctgttaaactCAGAGCAATCTCCAACAAATGCATCACTTGTTACTCCAGCCTATTTCACTGAGAGCTTCATCACATATTACTCCAGGCTACTGACTGGGTACTTCTTTACAGGTTACTCCAGCCTACTCATGGAGTACATCATCACATGTTGCCCCAGCCTATTCATTGAGTACTTCATCACATGTTCCTCCAGCCTACTCACTGGGTACTTCATCACATGTTGCTCCAGCCTATTCATTGAGTACTTCAACACATGTTGCTCCAGCCTATTCATTGAGCACTTCATCACATGTTGTTCCAGCCTATTCATTGAGCACTTCATCACATGTTACTCCAGCCTACACATTGGGTATTTCATCATGTTACTCCAGCCTATTCATGGAGTATTTCATCACGTTACTCTAGCATATTCATCGAGTACTTCATCACATGTTGCTCCAGCCTATTCATTGGGTATTTCATCATGTTACTCCAGCCTATTCATGGAGTATTTCGTCACGTTACTCCAGAATATTCATCGAGTACTTCATCACATGTTGCTCCAGCCTATTCATTGAGTACTTCATCACAAGTTGCTCCAGAATATTCATCGAGTACTTCACCACATGTTGCTCCAGCCTATTCATTGAGTACTTCATCATAAGTTGCTCCAGCCTAATCAATGAGTACTTCATCACATGTTGCTCCAGCCTATTCATTGAGTACTTACTGATGGATGTGACAAAGTCAGTGAGCCCCCAGATATGGAGAGCCTTTGAACCAATCCTTTCACCTCTAGAAACCGGGGTAATGCTATCATCAGGCGAAAAAGCTTCTCTTTTGTCTTACGCACGGGATctgtaggtaaaaaaaacaacagatataACATCACTGATATCATTCACTTATATACAAGTATCATAAACCTGAAGACTAAATTATTGCTACTGATTCATCTAACGTTTGCTACACTTgactgttttcaagatgttaaaaaaaaaattaaagaaaaaaagctgTGAAGCTTATCTTTGGAGTTAATGAGAGGATCAGAAGGTAAAACAGATAATACAAAAATTTATAACTCCTAATGCCAAATTTTGACTTTTAGATCTTTGATTACTGTCTGTTGCCGACAAAATATGATGTAATATAATAAAGCGGACTTCATCATGTCATCAGTCATTTCAGCCAATCGTCACTCACTCAGTTTTAAAAGAACATCCAATGAAACTGTGCTGTAATTCAGAGAGAATGGATACATCTTCCCATTGACAGCTTGGATAACTGTTCGAGAGGAGTTACTGTTGTACAGTAGCACACACTGAAATGTAgaatacagagaaaacaaaaatgtaacaaaaaaaaaaacaaacaatgtaaTGTAACAAACTTGTTGCAcagtttcaaattttttttgactgattttacatTAACCAATATACCATATATACTAAGTAGgaactaataaaaaaacaaattataaatgataaacaatgattatttgacaaactttaaaatataattaaagacaatTTTAGTACTTGAAGGGATACAGCTTAGATGCttattggctgacagtggagatatgGTTTCCAGGCTGAAACCATCCAACCCTGGTTATGCTTAAAGAAATCTGctatacctaaaattcagcttaggctggACATAGTCCGGacatgcctatctctcacaccagccaatcagaatcgattctacatctttttttttaatgggtTAATACTGCTATTATCTCATAAGAATAATACTGAGAAAAATTTATCGAAATTTAAAATACAGAGACAAAAATGTTCTTGATGGAATTAGTTGCATTCATTCCTGAGAAGCAGAGAAGAAGAAGGCTCACAAAGTTTCCTTACATCAGGAGTGTTGGTAAGAGTTTTACAGATAGGGGCAGGCAAATCTCTCGCTCCTTGGGTCACTCTGACTTTATACACAGTTCCATTGTTCTTCCACAGAGCACCGCTGTAAGGAGCATCAATAGTACAGTCCAACCCAGCACGCTGACAAGATGTCTGCAGCAAACCTTTCAGACTGCTCCATTGGGATGTGAAGTAGTTCAGCTGgacaagaaatgaaatatattcatcaaaagatgtaataataaattacaCACTTAAGAATACACCAACCATGCAGAATTCTTGTCCAAGGATTAGCCAAGGCATATGACATTTACAACTTTATCAATGATTACTTCACAGTGCATACTTTCCCCCAAAAGTTCATGTCAAAAGAGACAATGCCATTTCAGTGCAAACACTGCTGCAGGGTAAAATGGATTCTTAAAACAGACaagcaaattaaaatttttttcatttttcctcCAGTCAAAATGATGTATGGCTTTTCATACGTATAATTCCCTCGAATACAGTGTAAAGCCTAAGCAAATAAATTTGCAAATGTGTGTAGGTATAATACAATATGGTTGAAGacctttaagcatttttttagCCAATCTTTGAAATCAGTGCTGACTTGTTCCATTTTTTCACCTAACTTTCCAAAGTTATTCATCAGTACTTATTTGAAATGATCATGGAAAAGATGACCAAAATTAATAAACTGATGacctttatatatttattttatttacatgagtgACCGagaattttcacaaatacaatgtttacgGGTGAAAGAAAGCTGAGGTCCTTGACTTAACTACCTGTCTTAATCAGATACACGTATCTTACAAAACTCTTACATTGTAACTTGAAGGGTACAGGAAAAGGTACTACAAAACCACGAGTACGGATTTAACTAAAATGAAGAAAGGCTCTACCTTCAACATAAAATAATAACCTCATCCATCTTACTAACTGTAAAACTGACGCTACAGTAGgaatattattttacatttagaAAGGTAAATGCAGAAGATAAGCTGGGAACATGCttaactactgtaattcttcaaccatttcacatgtttgcaaggtgtgaAATGAAAagttgcataaattgcactgagagttactctttcatatgcaaaaaaaggttgaggaattagtgtaatCACAAGTCTCACTCAATGGTCAGACCCTACAACatagtatttttcttttgtaacatgTTACCATATTCCCTTGTGGGCTGTTCATGACCAGCGCAAGTGGAGCAAGGGAGAGAACTCTAGCAACCATTTCCTCAAGCTCGTGAGGCAAAAGACTGTCTGCCAGCTGGGTCAGGTTACTCACGAACACTGTCCCAAACATCACCTGAAAATAACAGCGGTCAATTTATAAGATTTGGTGTCTGATCTATAGTGATCATTTCACTTAGAGTGTCTCGGGTAGATTGCTGGCACACCTttccacatacctgacaaaagACTGAAGATGCGCCATATTTCATCCTTTCAGTGACGCTGAACATACAAGCATGTCATACAAGAATTACGCAAGATGTTTGACATCGCACAACATAGCAGAGCTAACTGTTGTGAGTATCACAACTGCTAGTGTTACATTACCAGATGTACAAAATGTCTTTCTTAACCACTTTATTACATCTTCAATGCGAGACTCGAGGACAAGATACACACAAGGTCCAAATGACAATATAACGCATCCTTTTCTTCACTGATGTTGCAGTGCgcgtgtacttcatatatgtttaatgAGCACACGtgcaccgataattgtgacgtaataagggaaagaacaaatgagttcacagctttggactgtcttgatacagacgGGAAGGAGTTATTTCCTTTAGTTGACTGGTTTCAGAAAtttagacttacatgtatatgccagaCAGGAGTCTAATTGGGCAGCCCCATTCCTGACAAACAATTTAAATGGGAACTGTAAGCCTTGTCACTGTTTAAAGCCATCAATATAATTTATTGATGGCTTTCTTTCATATACTGACACATGTATGGCTCTGCGTTATGAGGTCATGATTTCATTCATGCCATATAGAAGGTCATTCTGTTAAGATAATACTAAGCCGTGGTCAGTTTATGCAAAGAACTCTTAAACATGCATGAACCTAGCTACCACAGTGGCCAGTAGTGAAGATGTAACATCTCCCCATGATAGTAAAGTGCAG
Above is a window of Liolophura sinensis isolate JHLJ2023 chromosome 7, CUHK_Ljap_v2, whole genome shotgun sequence DNA encoding:
- the LOC135470257 gene encoding uncharacterized protein LOC135470257 isoform X1; translation: MSSNVRRTSPAFTSFRRHDPFVEFYTGLSATDVDKQTLQRRYSQIVDKLKVYRRREILLSDDPRQDGPISVFDRLYSAVNYGRLPDSEFVSFGGSVGVKSYWMEVGREISLSGSFLEIGDCVTAFQIAADHPNITVAAIVSSDTNIPFCLDNADSGGLDNFNLGFVESGDMQDLVEQLYLDPQVMFGTVFVSNLTQLADSLLPHELEEMVARVLSLAPLALVMNSPQGNMLNYFTSQWSSLKGLLQTSCQRAGLDCTIDAPYSGALWKNNGTVYKVRVTQGARDLPAPICKTLTNTPDCVLLYNSNSSRTVIQAVNGKMYPFSLNYSTVSLDVLLKLNPVRKTKEKLFRLMIALPRFLEVKGLVQRLSISGGSLTLSHPSTAHSTREEAGPSNKTSPTSVQKIIEGDIEDLSVKNAVESLDGGEDKDQWLREDDNRIDSELDKDRAWSDRIDSLWAREGRAQVAVKGQGADLKEAPHVYQNLQQEEEEPGLTRDEQELQQAIGFLYGDSNQAQSGRRTVSRTATPSVFMKAENSFQSLKAVDSFPVKEHEENEENNKLKNQKLVFQFSRPYSKETFKRHEPQEVGKRHEPQQEARNHEPLKESRRHEPQEPARWHDSQEAVIRHDRQEAARTHKPQVAARSLEQQEEARSPEPQEVISQHEPAPNLAQPPEQNLHVARQMKGGEGREINHKEEMLNLGKASVTATPSHNPRPKKHRIMKKKFNQPERAKGNKPGQRRLLMANSSIHKQYLTNLEEHAAQLRSRSAARPAGKSDTNELTQTMMSKIRVEDSRNGTYSGLWKKVIEYSEGRTSTARRFRHAFTHHRSGQQSFDHYWRILRPLFVEETERVNAHFNLLTFAF